A genomic segment from Streptosporangium roseum DSM 43021 encodes:
- a CDS encoding glycine cleavage system protein R: MDLSAITVLGVDRPGTIAEVTAVLAGCGANVEDSAMTLLGGHVAMMLLVSGRLPPASAFPGVAVTVTGVESRRDAGRDPDGLGYVLTLHGPDRPGIISAVSAVLAGAGGDITGMTSRLCGRLYVLIADVRLPEAVDVAELMCRLAAVGADLGSEITFRPAEPDVL, from the coding sequence GTGGACCTGTCTGCGATCACCGTGCTGGGAGTTGACAGACCGGGAACGATCGCCGAGGTGACCGCGGTGCTCGCCGGGTGTGGCGCGAACGTCGAGGATTCGGCGATGACGCTGCTCGGCGGCCATGTTGCGATGATGCTGCTGGTCTCCGGCCGGTTGCCGCCGGCCTCGGCCTTCCCCGGGGTGGCGGTCACCGTGACCGGCGTCGAGTCCCGCCGTGACGCCGGCCGCGACCCGGACGGCCTCGGCTACGTGCTGACGCTCCACGGTCCCGACCGTCCCGGCATCATCTCCGCGGTCAGCGCGGTGCTCGCCGGAGCCGGGGGCGACATCACCGGCATGACGTCCCGTCTCTGCGGCCGGCTGTACGTCCTGATCGCGGACGTACGGCTGCCGGAGGCGGTGGACGTGGCCGAGCTGATGTGCCGCCTGGCCGCGGTGGGCGCCGACCTCGGCTCCGAGATCACCTTCCGCCCGGCCGAGCCGGACGTGCTGTGA
- a CDS encoding Bax inhibitor-1/YccA family protein encodes MESKNPVFSRQSSGNQQAWGAPTPTPDQLQGMYDRPAYAPPAQRTMTIDDVVVRGFITLGTLVVSAAVAWALNLGTAALLVGVIAGLVLGLIVSFKQSTNPVLILGYAVSYGVAIGVISHMYNNLYNGIVFQAVVGTALAFAAMLAVYSLRIIRVTPKFTKFVVAAGLGLMGLMLVNWVATFFIADGIGIRSGGPLAYVFSIAAILIGCFFLLLDFDAVEQGVRAGAPAKYSWLMAFGLTVTLVWIYLEILRLLSYFSSSD; translated from the coding sequence ATGGAGAGTAAGAACCCCGTATTCAGTCGGCAGTCCAGCGGGAACCAGCAGGCATGGGGAGCGCCGACCCCCACCCCTGACCAGCTTCAGGGGATGTACGACAGGCCGGCGTACGCGCCCCCCGCGCAGCGGACCATGACGATCGACGACGTGGTGGTGCGCGGGTTCATCACGCTGGGGACGCTGGTCGTCTCCGCGGCGGTGGCCTGGGCGCTCAACCTCGGCACGGCGGCTCTGCTCGTCGGTGTGATCGCTGGTCTCGTCCTCGGCCTGATCGTCTCGTTCAAGCAGAGCACGAACCCGGTGCTGATCCTCGGATACGCCGTCTCCTACGGCGTGGCCATCGGCGTGATCAGCCACATGTACAACAACCTGTACAACGGCATCGTCTTCCAGGCGGTGGTCGGCACGGCTCTGGCCTTCGCCGCCATGCTCGCCGTGTACTCGCTGCGGATCATCCGTGTCACACCGAAGTTCACCAAGTTCGTCGTGGCGGCGGGTCTGGGCCTGATGGGCCTCATGCTCGTCAACTGGGTCGCGACCTTCTTCATCGCCGACGGCATCGGCATCCGCTCGGGCGGCCCGCTGGCCTACGTGTTCAGCATCGCCGCGATCCTGATCGGCTGCTTCTTCCTGCTGCTCGACTTCGACGCGGTCGAGCAGGGCGTGCGCGCCGGCGCCCCGGCGAAGTACTCCTGGCTGATGGCCTTCGGCCTGACGGTCACCCTGGTCTGGATCTATCTGGAGATCCTGCGTCTGCTGAGCTACTTCTCCAGCAGCGACTAG
- the eno gene encoding phosphopyruvate hydratase, whose translation MASIEGVTAREILDSRGNPTIEVDILLDDGSEARAAVPSGASTGQFEAVELRDGDERYGGKGVEKAVLGVTDEIADEILGFDAAEQRSIDQVMIDLDGTPNKARLGANAILGVSLAVAKAAAESAELPLFRYLGGPNAHVLPVPMMNIVNGGAHADTNVDIQEFMIAPIGAESFREAVRMGTEVYHALKAVLKEKGYATGLGDEGGFAPNLPSNRDALDLILVAIEKAGYVPGEDIGLALDAAASEFYKDGLYTIDGKGLSAAELIAFYEDLVANYPLVSIEDPLDESDWEGWNALTRAIGDKVQLVGDDLFVTNPERLSRGIAEGTANALLVKVNQIGTLTETLDAVDLAHRNGYRCMMSHRSGETEDTTIADLAVATNCGQIKTGAPARSDRVAKYNQLLRIEELLDDAARYAGRAAFPRFQR comes from the coding sequence GTGGCTTCCATCGAGGGCGTCACCGCCCGCGAGATCCTTGACTCCAGGGGCAACCCGACGATCGAGGTCGACATCCTGCTGGACGACGGCAGCGAAGCTCGCGCCGCGGTTCCGAGCGGCGCGTCCACCGGCCAGTTCGAGGCCGTGGAGTTGCGCGACGGCGATGAGCGCTACGGCGGCAAGGGTGTGGAGAAGGCCGTTCTCGGCGTGACCGACGAGATCGCCGACGAGATCCTCGGGTTCGACGCCGCCGAGCAGCGCAGCATCGACCAGGTCATGATCGACCTGGACGGCACGCCGAACAAGGCCCGTCTGGGTGCCAACGCCATTTTGGGTGTCTCCCTCGCCGTGGCCAAGGCCGCCGCGGAGAGCGCCGAGCTGCCGCTGTTCCGCTACCTCGGCGGCCCGAACGCGCACGTGCTGCCGGTTCCGATGATGAACATCGTCAACGGTGGCGCGCACGCCGACACCAACGTGGACATCCAGGAGTTCATGATCGCGCCGATCGGCGCCGAGTCGTTCCGCGAGGCCGTGCGGATGGGGACCGAGGTCTACCACGCGCTCAAGGCCGTGCTGAAGGAGAAGGGCTACGCCACCGGCCTGGGCGACGAGGGCGGCTTCGCGCCGAACCTGCCGTCCAACCGCGACGCGCTGGACCTGATCCTGGTCGCCATCGAGAAGGCCGGCTACGTGCCCGGCGAGGACATCGGCCTGGCCCTCGACGCGGCCGCCTCGGAGTTCTACAAGGACGGCCTCTACACCATCGACGGCAAGGGCCTGTCCGCCGCCGAGCTGATCGCCTTCTACGAGGACCTGGTCGCGAACTACCCGCTGGTCTCCATCGAGGACCCGCTGGACGAGAGCGACTGGGAGGGCTGGAACGCTCTCACCAGGGCGATCGGCGACAAGGTCCAGCTCGTCGGCGACGACCTGTTCGTGACCAACCCCGAGCGGCTGTCCCGCGGCATCGCCGAGGGCACCGCCAACGCGCTGCTGGTCAAGGTCAACCAGATCGGCACCCTGACCGAGACCCTCGACGCCGTGGACCTGGCCCACCGCAACGGCTACCGCTGCATGATGAGCCACCGCTCCGGCGAGACCGAGGACACCACGATCGCCGACCTCGCCGTGGCCACCAACTGCGGCCAGATCAAGACCGGCGCCCCGGCCCGCTCCGACCGCGTGGCCAAGTACAACCAGCTTCTGCGCATCGAGGAGCTTCTCGACGACGCCGCCCGCTACGCGGGTCGCGCGGCGTTCCCGAGGTTCCAGCGGTAG
- a CDS encoding Ppx/GppA phosphatase family protein produces the protein MTRVAAIDCGTNSVRLLIADIEADTLTDVERRMEIVRLGQGVDKTGRLAPEALERTFGAMRGYAKLIDQHGASAVRVVATSATRDAANRQDFVDGVREIFGVEPEVITGAEEAELSFTGATRDLVRLSPETGLPTPDGTRPPYLVVDIGGGSTEFVLGSTHVEAALSVDIGCVRLTERHLRDAGAPPPAEVLEAVVADIDEALDRVAQEVAVERALTLVGLAGSVTTVAGIALDLPGYDPDKIHHSRIAVNQVREVSERLLAMTHDERAAIPVMHPGRVDVIGAGALILDRIMERFGFTDVVVSEHDILDGIAWSVSKP, from the coding sequence GTGACCCGCGTCGCCGCCATCGACTGTGGCACCAATTCCGTCCGTCTGCTCATCGCGGACATCGAGGCCGACACCCTGACCGACGTCGAGCGGCGGATGGAGATCGTCCGGCTCGGCCAGGGAGTGGACAAGACCGGCAGACTGGCTCCGGAGGCTCTGGAGCGCACCTTCGGCGCGATGCGCGGCTACGCCAAGCTCATCGACCAGCACGGTGCCTCCGCGGTCCGTGTGGTGGCCACCAGCGCCACCAGGGACGCCGCCAACCGGCAGGACTTCGTGGACGGCGTGCGCGAGATCTTCGGCGTGGAGCCCGAGGTGATCACGGGCGCCGAGGAGGCGGAGCTGTCGTTCACCGGCGCCACCCGCGACCTGGTACGGCTCTCGCCCGAGACCGGCCTGCCCACCCCCGACGGCACCCGCCCGCCGTACCTGGTGGTCGACATCGGCGGTGGTTCCACCGAGTTCGTGCTCGGCTCCACGCATGTGGAGGCCGCGCTGTCGGTCGACATCGGCTGCGTCCGGCTGACCGAGCGGCACCTGCGCGACGCGGGCGCCCCGCCGCCGGCCGAGGTGCTGGAGGCCGTGGTCGCGGACATCGACGAGGCGCTCGACCGGGTCGCCCAGGAGGTCGCGGTGGAGCGGGCGCTCACATTGGTCGGCCTCGCCGGCTCTGTCACCACCGTTGCGGGAATAGCGCTTGACCTGCCCGGATATGACCCGGATAAAATTCACCACTCACGGATTGCGGTAAATCAGGTCCGTGAGGTTTCCGAACGACTGCTGGCGATGACCCACGATGAACGGGCGGCCATTCCCGTCATGCATCCCGGCCGGGTCGACGTGATCGGCGCGGGGGCGCTGATTCTGGACCGGATTATGGAACGGTTCGGTTTCACCGATGTTGTTGTCAGTGAACACGACATTTTGGATGGAATCGCCTGGTCCGTGTCTAAACCTTAA
- a CDS encoding PPOX class F420-dependent oxidoreductase, with protein sequence MDLDKARNFIRDNHRAVLLTRHADGRPQMSPVTVGLDGEGHAIVSTRETAAKVRNLRRDPQVALCVTTDAFYGEWIQIEGTAEIVSLPEAMEPLVNYYRDISGEHPDWDDYRAAMERDRRVILRVELTRAGPDVHG encoded by the coding sequence ATGGATCTCGACAAGGCACGTAACTTCATCCGCGACAACCACCGCGCGGTCCTGCTTACCCGGCACGCCGACGGGCGGCCGCAGATGTCCCCCGTCACCGTCGGGCTGGACGGCGAGGGGCATGCGATCGTCAGCACCCGGGAGACCGCCGCGAAGGTCCGCAACCTCCGCAGGGATCCCCAGGTGGCGCTCTGCGTGACGACTGACGCCTTCTACGGCGAGTGGATCCAGATCGAGGGCACCGCGGAGATCGTCTCGCTGCCCGAGGCGATGGAACCGCTGGTGAACTACTACCGTGACATCTCCGGCGAGCATCCCGACTGGGACGACTACCGCGCGGCCATGGAGCGGGACCGGCGGGTGATCCTGAGGGTCGAGCTCACCCGTGCCGGCCCCGACGTCCACGGATGA
- a CDS encoding NAD(P)/FAD-dependent oxidoreductase, with the protein MNRNSKHIVVVGGGYVGLYTVLRLQHTLRKELREGSVRITVLTPESHMTYQPFLPEAAAGNLSPRHVVVPLRRVLKRATILNGKVSKVNHATKTVAFEPNVGTPHEIGYDIVVMAAGSISRTLPIPGLADAAIGFKTIGESIALRNRVLELLDRAESDDDAGLRRRALTFVVIGGGFAGVEALAELEDMAVDAVRYYRNISREDMRWVLVEATDRILPEVGPEMGKWTAEQLRERGIEVKMNTRLDSCEGGLVKLSDGEEFESATIVWTAGVKPSPVVNAGDLPLDERGRIKTTTRLTVAGVDDAFSAGDVAGVPDVTNPGQYCAPNAQHAVRQAKVLADNITHLLHGEELVDYRHKYVGSVAGLGLHKGVANVYGVKLRGLPAWFMHRTYHLSRVPTLNRKVRVMADWTLALFFKRETVSLGEIEAPRTEFRKAATY; encoded by the coding sequence GTGAACCGCAACTCCAAGCACATCGTGGTCGTCGGTGGGGGCTACGTCGGTCTCTACACCGTGCTGCGCCTGCAGCACACGCTCCGCAAGGAACTGCGCGAGGGCAGCGTGCGCATCACCGTCCTCACTCCCGAATCCCACATGACCTACCAGCCCTTCCTTCCCGAGGCGGCGGCCGGAAACCTCTCGCCCCGGCACGTAGTGGTCCCGCTCCGCCGGGTGCTGAAGAGGGCGACGATCCTCAACGGCAAGGTCTCCAAGGTCAACCACGCGACCAAGACGGTCGCCTTCGAGCCGAACGTCGGCACGCCGCACGAGATCGGCTACGACATCGTGGTCATGGCCGCCGGCTCGATCTCCCGCACCCTCCCCATCCCAGGCCTCGCCGACGCCGCGATCGGCTTCAAGACGATCGGCGAGTCGATCGCGCTCCGCAACCGGGTGCTCGAACTCCTCGACCGGGCCGAGTCCGACGACGACGCGGGCCTGCGCCGCAGGGCGCTGACGTTCGTCGTGATCGGCGGCGGCTTCGCGGGCGTCGAGGCGCTCGCCGAGCTGGAGGACATGGCCGTCGACGCCGTCCGCTACTACCGCAACATCTCCCGCGAGGACATGCGCTGGGTCCTCGTCGAGGCGACCGACCGCATCCTGCCCGAGGTCGGCCCCGAGATGGGCAAGTGGACCGCCGAGCAGCTCCGCGAGCGGGGCATCGAGGTCAAGATGAACACCCGCCTGGACTCCTGCGAGGGCGGTCTGGTCAAGCTCTCCGACGGTGAGGAGTTCGAGTCGGCGACCATCGTGTGGACCGCCGGCGTCAAGCCCAGCCCGGTCGTCAACGCCGGCGACCTGCCGCTGGACGAGCGTGGCCGGATCAAGACGACCACCCGCCTGACCGTCGCCGGAGTCGACGACGCCTTCTCCGCCGGCGACGTGGCCGGAGTGCCCGACGTGACCAACCCGGGCCAGTACTGCGCGCCCAACGCCCAGCACGCCGTACGGCAGGCCAAGGTCCTCGCCGACAACATCACCCACCTGCTCCACGGAGAGGAACTGGTCGACTACCGGCACAAGTACGTCGGATCGGTCGCCGGCCTGGGCCTCCACAAGGGCGTCGCCAACGTCTACGGGGTCAAGCTTCGCGGATTGCCTGCGTGGTTCATGCACCGCACCTACCATCTGTCGCGGGTGCCTACTCTCAACCGCAAGGTCCGTGTGATGGCGGACTGGACCTTGGCGCTGTTCTTCAAGCGGGAGACCGTCTCACTCGGAGAGATCGAGGCGCCGCGCACGGAGTTCCGCAAGGCCGCGACGTACTGA
- a CDS encoding septum formation initiator family protein, with the protein MAKRPQLTGRAAILAILVCAIAMSLAYPVREYIAQRRQISQLQQQQVKELEAIKALDDRHKQLQDPGYIKRQARERLFYCDPGHKCYVVMGRERSEGKGTTGEKKVVRPPWYQTLWESVEAADTGKGQKAAGGAG; encoded by the coding sequence ATGGCGAAACGGCCGCAGTTGACCGGACGGGCGGCGATCCTCGCGATCCTGGTGTGCGCGATCGCCATGAGCCTCGCCTACCCGGTGCGGGAGTACATCGCGCAGCGCCGCCAGATCTCCCAGCTCCAGCAGCAGCAGGTCAAGGAGCTTGAGGCCATCAAGGCCCTCGACGACCGGCACAAGCAGCTCCAGGACCCCGGCTACATCAAGCGGCAGGCCAGGGAGCGGCTTTTCTACTGCGACCCCGGGCACAAGTGCTACGTCGTCATGGGCAGGGAGCGCTCGGAGGGCAAGGGCACGACGGGGGAGAAGAAGGTCGTCAGGCCGCCGTGGTACCAGACGCTCTGGGAGTCGGTTGAGGCCGCCGACACCGGGAAGGGCCAGAAGGCGGCCGGGGGCGCGGGATGA
- a CDS encoding acetyl-CoA C-acetyltransferase yields the protein MPEAVIVATARSPIGRAFKGSLKDIRPDDLTAQMIKAALAKVPQLDPTGIDDLMLGCGLPGGEQGFNMARVVSTLLGLDTVPGTTVTRYCSSSLQTTRMALHAIRAGEGDVFVSAGVECVSRFAKGNSDSLPDTQNTLFDEARGRSAKAAEGGGEVWHDPREDGTVPDVYIAMGQTAENLAGLKGVSRQEQDEFGVRSQNLAEKAIANGFWETDITPVTLPDGTVVSKDDGPRAGTTYDAVSQLKPVFRPDGTVTAGNCCALNDGAAAVIVMSDTRAAELGITPLARIVSTGVTGLSPEIMGLGPVEASRQALARAGMSIGDVDLVEINEAFAAQVIPSYQDLGIDLDRLNVNGGAIAVGHPFGMTGARITSTLINSLRFHDRSIGLETMCVGGGQGMAMVLERLS from the coding sequence ATGCCCGAGGCAGTCATCGTCGCAACCGCGCGCTCGCCGATCGGACGCGCCTTCAAGGGATCCCTCAAGGACATCCGTCCCGACGACCTGACCGCACAGATGATCAAGGCCGCGCTGGCCAAGGTCCCCCAGCTCGACCCCACCGGCATCGACGACCTGATGCTGGGCTGCGGCCTGCCGGGCGGCGAGCAGGGGTTCAACATGGCCCGCGTGGTCTCCACGCTGCTCGGGCTGGACACCGTGCCCGGCACCACCGTCACCCGCTACTGCTCGTCCTCGCTGCAGACCACCAGGATGGCGCTGCACGCGATCAGGGCGGGCGAGGGCGACGTGTTCGTCTCGGCGGGCGTGGAGTGCGTCTCCCGCTTCGCCAAGGGCAACTCCGACTCGCTGCCCGACACGCAGAACACGCTGTTCGACGAGGCCCGCGGCCGTTCGGCCAAGGCCGCCGAGGGCGGCGGCGAGGTCTGGCACGACCCGCGCGAGGACGGCACCGTGCCCGACGTCTACATCGCGATGGGCCAGACCGCGGAGAACCTCGCCGGGTTGAAGGGCGTCTCCCGCCAGGAACAGGACGAGTTCGGCGTCCGGTCCCAGAACCTGGCCGAGAAGGCGATCGCCAACGGCTTCTGGGAGACCGACATCACCCCGGTCACCCTGCCCGACGGGACCGTGGTCAGCAAGGACGACGGTCCCCGCGCGGGCACCACCTACGACGCGGTCTCGCAGCTCAAGCCGGTCTTCCGGCCGGACGGGACGGTCACCGCCGGCAACTGCTGCGCGCTGAACGACGGCGCCGCCGCGGTGATCGTGATGAGCGACACCAGGGCCGCCGAGCTGGGCATCACCCCCCTCGCCCGGATCGTCTCCACCGGCGTGACGGGCCTGTCCCCCGAGATCATGGGCCTGGGCCCGGTCGAGGCCTCCAGGCAGGCCCTGGCGCGGGCGGGCATGTCGATCGGCGACGTGGACCTCGTCGAGATCAACGAGGCCTTCGCCGCCCAGGTCATCCCGTCCTACCAGGATCTCGGCATCGACCTCGACCGGCTCAACGTCAACGGCGGCGCCATCGCGGTGGGCCACCCGTTCGGCATGACCGGTGCCCGGATCACCTCCACGCTGATCAACAGCCTCCGGTTCCACGACCGGTCGATCGGCCTGGAGACCATGTGCGTGGGCGGCGGTCAGGGCATGGCCATGGTCCTGGAGCGCCTCAGCTAG
- the def gene encoding peptide deformylase codes for MSGTPRELIAAPHPVLTARARAVDPADPRVVVAAADLLATMRRARHCTGLAAPQIGLDWRLLSVDVSLHPGARSCAGELVVANPRLVAASRWEPAREGCLSVPGLTGDVLRATRITVRGERPGTGAPVTIDADAFEARCIQHQLDHLDGVLFLDRVTRAWAVRRVEPAGE; via the coding sequence GTGTCCGGGACCCCCCGTGAGCTGATCGCCGCCCCGCATCCCGTGCTGACCGCCCGGGCGCGCGCCGTGGACCCCGCCGACCCCCGGGTCGTCGTCGCGGCGGCCGACCTCCTCGCCACCATGCGCCGGGCACGGCACTGCACGGGCCTGGCCGCCCCCCAGATAGGCCTGGACTGGCGGCTGCTCTCCGTCGACGTCTCCCTCCATCCCGGCGCCCGTTCCTGCGCCGGGGAGCTGGTCGTGGCGAATCCCCGGCTGGTCGCCGCCTCCCGCTGGGAACCCGCCCGCGAGGGCTGCCTGTCCGTCCCCGGCCTGACCGGTGACGTCCTGCGCGCGACCCGCATCACCGTCCGGGGCGAACGCCCCGGTACCGGCGCTCCCGTCACCATCGACGCCGACGCCTTCGAGGCCCGCTGCATCCAGCACCAGCTCGACCATCTCGACGGCGTGCTGTTCCTGGACCGCGTCACCCGCGCCTGGGCGGTCCGCCGAGTGGAACCGGCCGGGGAGTAA
- a CDS encoding PQQ-binding-like beta-propeller repeat protein, translating into MPVIWPHAKPALVLAGALALAGCSGSEAATPAHPTWHNAEVNAVSRTTAAGGVAMTTSMKPDGALETVALDLASGKKLWAHPATMAGRLPGMGVPAPAIIETGEGQAVAVAVDPTRQGRWNATLIARDARTGAQKWTRPVHSTFGPQRCGAFVCMSEQTALATARVVVLDPATGELMWKLPGIAEVEWSDASRVVFLRLARHPVLESYDLKTGKAGWRLPVEQPLGAGVDMSGGWSFGATADNLIGYVAPYTNPETKKVSAFGLFSLKLADGTVNWIRPSVVRVYPSGSPGFAPVVRPVDQQGQYGGFARLDAESGRVLGQIPATQVPDSGWWLAFPDRMEKLGFLKHGKPGSAFDLTTGRNAEIKGERGWSFCVTDPKPLPIKGQSPGFYSVASLCEFELADGRKVAGSDAPPAWFTGGQDGWRTWRDERGGLHGIKDGTGTSPGMYG; encoded by the coding sequence ATGCCCGTGATCTGGCCTCACGCGAAACCGGCCCTGGTGCTCGCCGGAGCCCTGGCCCTGGCTGGCTGCTCCGGCAGTGAAGCGGCCACACCGGCCCATCCCACCTGGCACAACGCCGAGGTGAACGCGGTCAGCCGCACCACCGCCGCCGGTGGCGTGGCCATGACGACCTCCATGAAGCCCGACGGCGCACTGGAGACAGTGGCCCTCGACCTCGCCTCGGGCAAGAAGCTGTGGGCCCATCCCGCGACGATGGCGGGCCGCCTGCCGGGGATGGGGGTCCCGGCTCCGGCGATCATCGAGACCGGCGAGGGGCAGGCCGTCGCGGTGGCGGTCGACCCGACCAGGCAGGGCCGGTGGAACGCCACGCTCATCGCGCGCGACGCGAGGACCGGGGCCCAGAAGTGGACCCGCCCGGTGCACTCCACGTTCGGCCCGCAGAGGTGCGGGGCGTTCGTGTGCATGTCCGAACAGACCGCCCTGGCCACGGCGCGGGTCGTCGTGCTCGACCCCGCCACCGGCGAGCTGATGTGGAAGCTCCCCGGCATCGCCGAGGTCGAGTGGTCCGACGCCTCCCGCGTCGTGTTCCTGCGCCTGGCCCGGCACCCGGTCCTGGAGTCCTACGACCTGAAGACCGGCAAGGCCGGCTGGCGGCTGCCGGTCGAGCAGCCCCTCGGCGCGGGGGTCGACATGTCGGGCGGCTGGTCGTTCGGCGCGACGGCCGACAACCTCATCGGCTACGTCGCCCCCTACACCAACCCGGAGACGAAGAAGGTCTCCGCCTTCGGCCTGTTCTCCCTGAAGCTCGCCGACGGCACGGTCAACTGGATACGCCCCTCGGTCGTGCGCGTCTACCCCAGCGGCAGCCCAGGCTTCGCGCCGGTGGTCCGCCCGGTCGACCAGCAGGGCCAGTACGGCGGCTTCGCCCGGCTGGACGCCGAGAGCGGCCGGGTCCTCGGCCAGATCCCCGCCACCCAGGTCCCCGACTCGGGCTGGTGGCTGGCCTTCCCCGACCGGATGGAGAAGCTCGGCTTCCTCAAGCACGGCAAGCCCGGCAGCGCCTTCGACCTGACCACCGGCCGGAACGCCGAGATCAAGGGCGAGCGGGGCTGGTCCTTCTGCGTCACCGACCCCAAGCCCCTCCCGATCAAGGGCCAGAGTCCGGGCTTCTACTCGGTCGCCTCGCTGTGCGAGTTCGAGCTGGCCGACGGCAGGAAGGTCGCCGGCTCCGACGCCCCGCCCGCCTGGTTCACCGGCGGCCAGGACGGCTGGCGGACATGGCGCGACGAGCGGGGCGGCCTGCACGGGATCAAGGACGGCACCGGCACCTCTCCGGGCATGTACGGCTGA
- a CDS encoding DUF4287 domain-containing protein: MSLNHSLETQSKLIARVPDITGRALPEWFKAIDNGPSFLRCDERANWLADEHGLTHGYAAAIVHEHERHRRSRYL; the protein is encoded by the coding sequence ATGTCGTTGAACCACTCACTGGAGACGCAGAGCAAGCTGATCGCAAGGGTCCCGGATATCACAGGACGCGCCCTCCCAGAGTGGTTCAAAGCCATCGACAACGGCCCGTCGTTCCTGCGCTGTGACGAGCGGGCCAACTGGCTCGCCGACGAGCACGGGCTGACCCACGGCTACGCGGCCGCCATCGTGCACGAGCACGAGCGCCACCGCCGTAGCCGCTACCTGTAA
- a CDS encoding DUF501 domain-containing protein, with translation MVDDRDVAAVERQLGRTPRGLRAVAHRCPCGLPDVVETAPRLPDGSPFPTLYYLTCPKAASAIGTLETSGMMRAMQARLAEDPALAQAYQAAHDDYIARRDKAAAEDGLEPLPRDMQSTGGMPARVKCLHALVGHELAVPGSNPFGREALDALGEWWADGPCCSVAETGAETRQGEEASPAGGAGGAAVTAITEEESK, from the coding sequence ATGGTGGATGATCGCGATGTGGCGGCGGTGGAGCGGCAGCTCGGCCGGACGCCACGGGGGCTGCGGGCGGTGGCGCACCGCTGTCCGTGCGGGCTGCCCGACGTGGTGGAGACCGCGCCCCGGCTGCCCGACGGATCGCCGTTCCCGACGCTGTACTACCTGACCTGCCCGAAGGCGGCCTCGGCCATCGGCACGCTGGAGACCTCCGGGATGATGCGGGCCATGCAGGCCAGGCTCGCCGAGGATCCCGCCCTGGCCCAGGCCTACCAGGCCGCCCACGACGACTACATCGCGCGCCGTGACAAGGCCGCCGCGGAGGACGGCCTGGAGCCGCTGCCCAGGGACATGCAGAGCACCGGGGGCATGCCCGCCAGGGTCAAGTGCCTGCACGCCCTGGTCGGGCACGAGCTGGCGGTCCCCGGCAGCAACCCCTTCGGCCGCGAGGCCCTCGACGCGCTCGGTGAGTGGTGGGCCGACGGGCCCTGCTGCTCCGTCGCGGAGACCGGGGCCGAGACCCGGCAGGGCGAGGAGGCGTCCCCGGCCGGGGGCGCCGGAGGGGCGGCCGTGACCGCGATCACCGAAGAGGAGAGCAAGTGA
- a CDS encoding uracil-DNA glycosylase yields the protein MTHVPPGSGCWPDDPARPDTPVAHDPAEVGELAGASRTLAELTARQSVCRACPRLVEWREEVATVKRRAFAGETYWGRPIAGWGDERPEVLIVGLAPAAHGGNRTGRIFTGDRSGDWLFGSLHRTGLAAQETSVRAGDGQRLIGARMVAAVRCAPPANKPEPSERAACFPWLSREVALVAGSVRVVVALGGFAWQAVWPALKDAGYDLPRPRPPFGHGAEVEISRDGTPVRLLGCYHPSQQNTFTGRVTAEMLDQVFTRANVLRHL from the coding sequence ATGACCCATGTTCCTCCCGGATCCGGCTGCTGGCCGGACGACCCCGCCCGGCCGGACACCCCCGTGGCCCACGACCCCGCCGAGGTGGGCGAGCTCGCGGGCGCGAGCCGTACCCTCGCCGAACTCACGGCCCGGCAGTCGGTCTGCCGGGCCTGCCCGCGCCTGGTGGAGTGGCGCGAGGAGGTCGCGACGGTCAAGCGGCGGGCCTTCGCCGGGGAGACCTACTGGGGGCGGCCCATCGCGGGGTGGGGGGATGAGAGGCCGGAGGTCCTCATCGTCGGGCTGGCCCCGGCCGCGCACGGGGGCAACCGGACCGGCCGCATCTTCACCGGGGACCGCAGCGGGGACTGGCTGTTCGGCTCGCTCCACCGGACAGGTCTGGCCGCGCAGGAGACCAGCGTCCGCGCGGGCGACGGGCAGCGGCTCATCGGCGCGCGCATGGTGGCCGCCGTCCGGTGCGCCCCGCCGGCCAACAAGCCCGAGCCGTCGGAGCGGGCCGCCTGCTTCCCGTGGCTGTCCCGGGAGGTCGCGCTGGTCGCCGGCAGCGTGCGCGTGGTGGTCGCGCTGGGAGGCTTCGCCTGGCAGGCCGTCTGGCCCGCGCTGAAGGACGCCGGATACGACCTGCCGCGCCCCAGGCCGCCCTTCGGGCACGGCGCCGAGGTGGAGATCTCACGTGACGGGACTCCGGTCCGGCTTCTCGGGTGCTACCACCCGAGCCAGCAGAACACTTTCACCGGCCGGGTGACCGCCGAGATGCTTGACCAGGTCTTCACCAGGGCAAACGTCCTTCGTCACTTGTGA